In Variovorax paradoxus, a single genomic region encodes these proteins:
- a CDS encoding LysR family transcriptional regulator, which yields MNFTFKQLEAFLFSAKLQSFSAAAVKLHTTQSAISKRLAELEESLGGPLLHRTSHGLELAQAGRELLSLAEEAQRLWQRIQHDISVDKTLRGTFRVGVTELIAMTWLTSLIQLLQKLHPEVTLEPVVDAGLTLFERLEANKLDLSIMPGIFWGQAFESIKVGQVDQAWIASPRLGVPNRALKPHEFADYPVIEQPAGASKNRFYEAWRAEHGFRFGKVMLTNSTTVLRELTISGFGISQQALDYVRPDIKSGLLRIVRTDPMPPPLVYSAVYRRDNASPALARIVELAVKTCDFTLRASQHDVAPPRPPRGSGATLRQRAIRQAAKKPARKSRR from the coding sequence ATGAACTTCACCTTCAAGCAGCTGGAGGCCTTTCTCTTCAGCGCCAAGCTCCAGAGCTTCAGCGCCGCGGCGGTGAAGCTGCACACCACGCAGTCGGCCATCTCCAAGCGGCTGGCGGAGCTGGAGGAATCGCTGGGCGGCCCCTTGCTGCATCGCACCTCGCACGGGCTCGAACTGGCGCAGGCCGGCCGCGAGCTGCTGTCGCTCGCGGAAGAGGCGCAGCGGCTCTGGCAGCGCATCCAGCACGACATCAGCGTCGACAAGACACTGCGCGGCACCTTCCGCGTGGGCGTGACGGAGCTGATCGCCATGACCTGGCTCACCAGCCTCATACAGCTGCTGCAGAAGCTGCATCCCGAGGTAACGCTCGAGCCGGTGGTCGACGCGGGGCTCACGCTCTTCGAGCGGCTGGAGGCCAACAAGCTCGACCTGTCCATCATGCCGGGCATCTTCTGGGGGCAGGCCTTCGAGTCGATCAAGGTGGGGCAGGTCGACCAGGCCTGGATCGCGAGTCCGCGCCTGGGCGTTCCCAACCGGGCGCTGAAGCCGCACGAGTTTGCCGACTACCCGGTGATCGAGCAGCCCGCCGGCGCCTCGAAGAATCGGTTCTATGAAGCCTGGCGCGCGGAGCACGGCTTTCGCTTCGGCAAGGTCATGCTGACCAACAGCACGACGGTGCTGCGCGAGCTGACGATCAGCGGCTTCGGCATCAGCCAGCAGGCGCTCGACTATGTGCGCCCCGACATCAAGAGCGGCCTGCTGCGCATCGTGCGGACCGACCCCATGCCGCCGCCGCTGGTCTACAGCGCGGTCTACCGGCGCGACAACGCCAGCCCCGCGCTGGCGCGCATCGTCGAACTGGCGGTGAAGACCTGCGACTTCACCTTGCGGGCCAGCCAGCACGACGTGGCGCCGCCGCGCCCGCCGCGTGGTTCAGGCGCGACCCTGCGGCAGCGCGCGATTCGCCAGGCCGCGAAGAAGCCGGCCAGGAAGAGCAGGAGATAA
- a CDS encoding glycoside hydrolase family 3 N-terminal domain-containing protein, whose protein sequence is MHVRFPRPAALALAPACAFLLSLALSLPSASAAPDAADADARIEALIARMTPQEKAGQLSLYGPADIDTPNNPQAGWRNAQQETADVRAGRLTGLFNNAGLEGKRRLQQIAVKESRLGIPLIFGADVIHGFRTMFPMPLAEASSWEPALAERTARAAAVEATADGFRWTFAPMVDIARDARWGRGLEGAGEDVLLSKRFAAARVRGFQGADLSRPDAMLATPKHFAAYGAAEGGVDYNVSDISERTLREVYLPPFRAAIDAGALSVMSAFNEIGGIPSTANGDLLTGVLRDEWKFKGFVVSDYTADEELVEHGYAANPREAAKQAFLAGTDVSMQSGLYMRYLPDLVASGEVPMARLDEAVRRVLHVKQKLGLFDDPMHGLDGPPASQRAENPEFIALARESARRSIVMLKNERMLLPLPKAGTKIALIGPFAEGTVDLMGAWSLFPGQSAPVGIDQGLRAALGANSSVTVVRGSGIGASLPGGIDAAVAAARDADVVVLAIGESEKMSGEARSRSDIGLPQAQQDLAEAVAATGKPVVVLLSNGRAMALKGAVRNARAILVTWFLGVQTGNAIADVLFGDFNPSGRLPVSFPQTAGQAPYYYAHKRTGRPSPESAPGMSFKARYLDATHEALYPFGFGIGYAPVRYDSVELSQDRIAMSDTLRVRATVTNTGQRDAEEVVQLYVAQRAASVTRPVRELKDFRKLSIAPGASVQVEFTLTKDDLQFIGRDMKPTVEPGEFDLWVAPSAAEGIRKRFVLTRD, encoded by the coding sequence GCGGATGCCGACGCCCGCATCGAGGCCCTCATCGCCCGCATGACGCCGCAGGAAAAGGCGGGCCAGCTCAGCCTCTACGGCCCGGCCGACATCGACACGCCCAACAACCCGCAAGCCGGCTGGCGCAATGCGCAGCAGGAAACGGCCGACGTGCGCGCCGGCCGCCTCACCGGCCTCTTCAACAACGCCGGGCTCGAAGGCAAGCGGCGGCTGCAGCAGATCGCGGTGAAGGAGTCGCGGCTGGGCATTCCCCTGATCTTCGGCGCGGACGTGATCCACGGCTTTCGCACGATGTTCCCGATGCCGCTGGCCGAGGCCTCGAGCTGGGAGCCTGCACTGGCCGAACGCACCGCGCGCGCCGCGGCGGTCGAGGCCACGGCGGACGGCTTTCGCTGGACCTTCGCGCCGATGGTCGACATCGCACGCGACGCTCGCTGGGGCCGCGGCCTGGAGGGCGCCGGCGAAGACGTGCTGCTGTCGAAACGCTTCGCCGCCGCGCGCGTGCGCGGCTTCCAGGGCGCCGACCTGTCGCGCCCCGACGCCATGCTGGCCACGCCCAAGCACTTCGCGGCCTACGGCGCCGCCGAGGGCGGGGTCGACTACAACGTGAGCGACATCTCGGAGCGCACCCTGCGCGAGGTCTACCTGCCGCCGTTCCGCGCGGCCATCGACGCGGGCGCGCTGTCGGTCATGAGCGCCTTCAACGAGATCGGCGGCATTCCCTCCACCGCCAACGGCGACCTGCTGACCGGCGTGCTGCGCGACGAATGGAAGTTCAAGGGCTTCGTGGTCTCCGACTACACGGCCGACGAGGAACTGGTGGAGCACGGCTACGCCGCGAACCCGCGAGAGGCCGCAAAGCAGGCCTTCCTGGCCGGCACCGACGTCAGCATGCAGAGTGGCCTGTACATGCGCTACCTGCCCGACCTCGTGGCCTCGGGCGAAGTGCCGATGGCACGGCTCGACGAGGCGGTGCGCCGCGTGCTGCACGTCAAGCAGAAGCTGGGCCTGTTCGACGACCCGATGCACGGCCTCGACGGGCCGCCCGCGTCGCAACGCGCGGAGAACCCCGAGTTCATCGCGCTGGCCCGCGAGTCCGCGCGCCGCTCCATCGTGATGCTGAAGAACGAGCGCATGCTGCTGCCGCTGCCCAAGGCCGGCACGAAGATCGCGCTGATCGGCCCCTTCGCCGAAGGCACTGTCGACCTGATGGGCGCCTGGAGCCTGTTCCCGGGGCAGTCGGCACCCGTGGGCATCGACCAGGGGCTGCGCGCGGCGCTGGGCGCCAACTCGTCGGTCACCGTGGTGCGCGGCTCGGGCATCGGCGCGTCGCTGCCCGGCGGCATCGACGCCGCCGTGGCTGCCGCGCGCGATGCCGACGTGGTGGTGCTGGCCATCGGCGAAAGCGAAAAGATGTCGGGAGAGGCACGTTCGCGCAGCGACATCGGCCTGCCGCAGGCGCAACAAGACCTGGCCGAAGCCGTGGCCGCCACCGGCAAGCCCGTGGTCGTGCTGCTGAGCAACGGCCGCGCGATGGCGCTGAAGGGCGCGGTGCGCAATGCACGCGCCATCCTCGTCACCTGGTTCCTCGGCGTGCAAACGGGCAATGCCATCGCCGACGTGCTGTTCGGCGACTTCAACCCTTCGGGCCGGCTGCCCGTGAGCTTTCCGCAGACCGCGGGCCAGGCGCCCTACTACTACGCCCACAAGCGCACCGGCCGCCCTTCACCCGAAAGCGCGCCCGGCATGTCCTTCAAGGCCCGCTACCTCGACGCGACGCACGAGGCGCTCTACCCCTTCGGCTTCGGCATCGGCTATGCGCCGGTGCGCTACGACAGCGTGGAACTGAGCCAGGACCGTATCGCCATGTCGGACACGCTGCGCGTGCGCGCCACCGTCACCAACACCGGGCAACGCGACGCGGAAGAAGTGGTGCAGCTCTACGTGGCCCAGCGCGCGGCCAGCGTGACGAGGCCGGTGCGCGAGCTCAAGGACTTTCGCAAGCTGAGCATCGCGCCCGGCGCGTCGGTACAGGTCGAGTTCACGCTCACCAAAGACGACCTGCAGTTCATCGGCCGGGACATGAAGCCCACGGTCGAGCCCGGCGAGTTCGACCTGTGGGTGGCGCCTTCGGCTGCCGAGGGCATCCGCAAGCGCTTCGTTCTCACGCGCGACTGA
- a CDS encoding VOC family protein, translating to MKVNRIVANIATPAPARAAVFYKDVLGLDLLMDHGWIQTYGAQAEMTVQLSFASEGGSGTPVPDLSIEVDDVNEAFERMKAAGFAIEYGPVDEPWGVRRFYVRDPFGKLVNILAHA from the coding sequence ATGAAAGTCAATCGCATCGTCGCCAACATCGCCACGCCCGCTCCAGCGCGCGCCGCCGTCTTCTACAAGGACGTGCTCGGCCTCGACCTGCTCATGGACCACGGCTGGATACAGACCTACGGCGCGCAAGCGGAAATGACGGTGCAACTGAGCTTCGCGTCGGAAGGCGGCTCGGGCACGCCGGTGCCCGATCTCTCCATCGAGGTGGACGATGTGAACGAAGCCTTCGAGCGCATGAAGGCCGCGGGCTTCGCCATCGAGTACGGCCCGGTCGACGAGCCTTGGGGCGTGCGCCGCTTCTACGTGCGCGACCCGTTCGGCAAGCTCGTCAACATCCTCGCGCACGCCTGA
- a CDS encoding aspartate carbamoyltransferase: protein MNNMPQQVLLRDAMRQLNMTRDAFAERIGSRRRALDAWLLPDESNEFRAMPDVARRFVSEILASDGLRGEYTQSAHEGALRKAMATGGAHHLLSVNQLNRDAIDELFQLADVMQPIARRRKVSRVLEGAVLANLFFEASTRTRVSFGAAFCRLGGSVCDTTGFTFSSMAKGESIYDTSRVIGGYVDAMVVRHPEQGSVAEFARATNVPVINGGDGPGEHPSQALLDLYTIQREFSRLGKLVDGAHIAMVGDLKYGRTVHSLIKLLALYKGLKFTLISPPSLAMPAAIVEAVSRNGHVVETAATPALGLAGADIIYATRIQKERFANDEVLEGFDNAFEINQALIESACKQDVVVMHPLPRDGRPGSHDLSTDLNNDPRLAIFRQTDNGIPVRMAIFATLLGVDKLVSRSMRDAAWTPPSHIGPDDSVFHGLD, encoded by the coding sequence ATGAACAACATGCCACAACAGGTGCTGCTGCGCGACGCGATGCGCCAGCTCAACATGACGCGCGACGCCTTTGCCGAGCGCATCGGCAGCCGCAGGCGGGCGCTGGACGCCTGGCTGCTGCCCGACGAGTCCAATGAATTCCGGGCCATGCCCGACGTTGCGCGGCGTTTCGTGAGCGAAATCCTGGCTTCCGATGGTCTGCGCGGAGAATATACGCAAAGCGCACATGAAGGTGCCTTGCGCAAGGCGATGGCCACGGGCGGCGCGCATCACCTGCTGTCGGTCAACCAGCTCAACCGCGACGCCATCGACGAACTGTTCCAGCTCGCGGATGTCATGCAGCCCATCGCGCGCCGGCGCAAGGTGAGCCGCGTGCTCGAAGGCGCCGTGCTGGCCAACCTGTTCTTCGAGGCCAGCACCCGCACCCGCGTGAGCTTCGGCGCCGCGTTCTGCCGGCTCGGCGGCTCGGTGTGCGACACCACCGGCTTCACCTTCTCGTCGATGGCCAAGGGCGAGTCGATCTACGACACCAGCCGCGTCATCGGCGGCTATGTCGACGCGATGGTGGTGCGCCACCCCGAGCAGGGCTCGGTCGCCGAGTTCGCGCGCGCCACCAACGTGCCGGTCATCAACGGCGGCGACGGCCCGGGCGAGCACCCGAGCCAGGCGCTGCTCGACCTGTACACCATCCAGCGCGAGTTCTCGCGGCTGGGCAAGCTGGTCGACGGCGCGCACATCGCGATGGTCGGCGACCTGAAGTACGGCCGCACCGTGCATTCGCTCATCAAGCTGCTGGCGCTGTACAAGGGGCTGAAGTTCACGCTGATCTCGCCGCCTTCGCTCGCGATGCCGGCGGCCATCGTGGAGGCCGTGAGCCGCAACGGCCACGTGGTCGAAACCGCGGCCACGCCCGCACTGGGGCTGGCCGGCGCCGACATCATCTACGCCACGCGCATCCAGAAAGAGCGATTCGCGAACGACGAAGTGCTGGAAGGTTTCGACAACGCCTTCGAGATCAACCAGGCGCTGATCGAGTCGGCCTGCAAGCAGGACGTGGTGGTGATGCACCCGCTGCCGCGCGACGGCCGGCCCGGCTCGCACGACCTCAGCACCGACCTGAACAACGACCCGCGCCTGGCCATCTTCCGCCAGACCGACAACGGCATTCCGGTGCGCATGGCGATCTTCGCCACGCTGCTGGGCGTGGACAAGCTGGTGAGCCGTTCCATGCGCGACGCCGCGTGGACGCCGCCGTCCCACATCGGGCCGGACGACAGCGTGTTCCACGGGCTCGACTGA
- a CDS encoding pyridoxal phosphate-dependent aminotransferase, with the protein MLHIAPRLNRIKPSPSSMAGQRARELRAMGRDILGLTAGEPDFETPMHIKDAAIRAMMAGQTRYTDVGGTPQLKEAIAAKLLKENGLAYTPGEIIVGTGAKQVIFNALMCTVAAGDEVIVPAPYWVSYPDIALLAGGVPVFVDCPAAAGFKLQPADLERAITGKTRWLMLNSPNNPSGATYTRTELLALAEVLRRHPHVWVLTDDIYEHLIYGDIEFATMAQVAPDLKERTLTVNGVSKAYAMTGWRIGYGAGPAALIKAMVKLQSQSTSGPNSVAQAAAVAALTGPQDTIATNRREYQARRDTVVAALNAIDGIRCDVPDGAFYVFASCSALFGLRTHKGGVIETSDDWVMHLLDSQDLAALQGSAYGVPTHFRLSFAASTEQLLEGCRRIARARGELSGQAIHKEPQ; encoded by the coding sequence ATGCTTCACATCGCACCACGCCTGAACCGAATCAAACCGTCGCCCAGTTCCATGGCCGGACAGAGAGCGCGCGAGCTGCGCGCGATGGGCCGGGACATCCTCGGCCTGACCGCCGGAGAGCCCGACTTCGAGACGCCCATGCACATCAAGGACGCGGCCATCCGCGCCATGATGGCCGGCCAGACCCGCTACACCGACGTGGGCGGCACGCCGCAACTCAAGGAGGCCATCGCGGCCAAGCTGCTGAAAGAGAACGGGCTGGCCTACACGCCGGGCGAGATCATCGTCGGCACCGGCGCCAAGCAGGTGATCTTCAACGCGCTGATGTGCACCGTCGCCGCGGGCGACGAAGTCATCGTGCCGGCGCCCTACTGGGTGTCGTACCCGGACATCGCTCTCTTGGCCGGCGGCGTGCCGGTGTTCGTCGATTGCCCGGCCGCGGCAGGCTTCAAGCTGCAGCCCGCGGACCTGGAGCGCGCCATCACCGGCAAGACGCGCTGGCTGATGCTCAACTCGCCGAACAACCCGAGCGGCGCGACCTACACACGTACCGAGCTGCTTGCACTGGCCGAGGTGCTCCGGCGCCATCCCCATGTCTGGGTGCTGACCGACGACATCTACGAGCACCTCATCTATGGCGACATCGAGTTCGCGACCATGGCCCAGGTAGCGCCCGACCTCAAGGAGCGCACGCTGACGGTGAACGGCGTTTCCAAGGCCTACGCAATGACGGGCTGGCGCATCGGCTACGGCGCCGGGCCCGCGGCGCTGATCAAGGCAATGGTCAAGCTCCAGTCGCAAAGCACCTCCGGACCCAACTCCGTCGCCCAGGCGGCGGCCGTGGCGGCGCTCACCGGCCCGCAAGACACGATTGCCACGAACCGACGCGAATACCAGGCGCGGCGCGACACGGTGGTCGCGGCGCTCAATGCCATCGACGGCATCCGTTGCGATGTGCCCGATGGCGCCTTCTACGTCTTCGCGTCGTGCAGCGCACTGTTCGGGCTTCGCACGCACAAGGGCGGCGTGATCGAGACCAGCGACGACTGGGTGATGCACCTGCTCGATTCGCAGGACCTCGCCGCATTGCAAGGCAGCGCCTACGGCGTGCCGACGCATTTCCGCCTCTCCTTTGCCGCCAGCACCGAGCAACTGCTGGAGGGCTGCCGCCGCATCGCGCGGGCGCGCGGCGAACTCTCGGGCCAAGCCATCCACAAGGAACCGCAATGA